A window of Methanolobus sediminis contains these coding sequences:
- a CDS encoding S-layer protein domain-containing protein → MKRFTTIALVALLAIAALVVPATALVETVEVRSQVYNGTNLSTIVDANGDLVFDETNFAGFWYDIDANKSSENLTILNSSLISGDSIEEKGLWYNSTIQQTEYEGSFAGEEGVAYPDNETFPVIGLFAEKYVPLDDADASELVKLLVDNDDKYTLRTGSALELANGYELTAKQIDVEGDKVWMELSKDGEFVEDEVVDVTNGEATWDYDTDVGDQTDVIVFRVKITDVFQGQVDSLAVVEGLWLIDYENILEVESSDEFGELEVNSATGNTISMFNSGTLTLSNDKTVDLAEGLMFKTADVASGDLRFALYKEYTDVGTYEVRGSVAYGNASETWTAAEFAGFWYDLDANKSSETLTIDPNNWNIAEKDLWYNSTIQQTEYEGSFAGEEGVAYPDNETFPVIGLFAEMYVPLDDADASELVKLLVDNDDKYTLRTGSALELANGYELTAKQIDVEGDKVWMELSKDGEFVEDEVVDVNNGEATWDYDTDVGDQTDVIVFRAKITDVFQGQVDSLAVVEGLWLIDYENILEVESSDEFGELEVNSASGLEISMFNSNSIGFGKDKTVTLAEGLMLKTADSDNGELRYYPFVERTIGEEVTVDDSGVGEVSDEEMPADEEVAGEETPVVDEEAPVEEETPVEEEEAPAEDTEESPGFEAVFAVAGLLAVAYLVRRN, encoded by the coding sequence ATGAAAAGATTTACAACTATCGCATTAGTTGCTCTTCTTGCAATTGCAGCATTAGTAGTGCCTGCAACTGCTCTTGTGGAGACAGTCGAAGTGCGCAGTCAAGTCTACAATGGCACTAATCTGTCTACTATAGTAGATGCTAATGGTGACCTTGTTTTTGATGAAACGAACTTTGCAGGTTTTTGGTATGATATTGATGCCAACAAGTCAAGTGAAAATCTCACTATCCTTAACAGTTCACTGATAAGCGGAGATTCTATCGAAGAGAAAGGTCTTTGGTATAACTCTACAATTCAGCAGACCGAGTATGAAGGATCATTTGCCGGAGAAGAGGGCGTTGCTTATCCAGATAACGAAACCTTCCCAGTAATTGGTCTCTTTGCAGAGAAGTATGTTCCACTTGATGACGCAGATGCAAGTGAACTTGTAAAGCTTCTTGTTGACAATGATGACAAATACACACTCAGGACCGGTTCTGCACTTGAACTCGCAAATGGCTATGAGCTTACTGCAAAGCAGATCGATGTTGAGGGTGACAAGGTCTGGATGGAACTCAGCAAAGATGGCGAGTTCGTCGAGGATGAAGTTGTCGATGTAACTAATGGCGAAGCAACCTGGGACTACGACACTGATGTCGGAGATCAGACTGATGTAATCGTCTTCAGAGTAAAGATCACTGATGTATTCCAGGGTCAGGTCGACAGCCTCGCTGTTGTTGAAGGTCTCTGGCTCATTGACTACGAGAATATTCTTGAAGTAGAATCTTCAGATGAATTTGGTGAACTTGAAGTCAATTCTGCTACTGGAAATACAATTTCCATGTTTAACTCTGGTACACTCACACTTTCCAATGATAAGACCGTCGACCTTGCAGAAGGTCTGATGTTTAAGACTGCAGATGTCGCATCTGGGGATCTCAGATTTGCACTTTATAAGGAATACACTGATGTAGGAACTTATGAGGTAAGGGGTAGTGTTGCATACGGTAACGCTTCAGAAACATGGACCGCAGCTGAATTTGCAGGTTTCTGGTACGATCTTGATGCCAACAAATCTTCAGAGACACTTACAATAGATCCAAACAACTGGAACATTGCAGAGAAGGACTTGTGGTATAACTCTACAATTCAGCAGACCGAGTATGAAGGATCATTTGCCGGAGAAGAGGGCGTTGCTTATCCAGATAACGAAACCTTCCCAGTAATTGGTCTATTTGCAGAGATGTATGTTCCACTTGATGACGCAGATGCAAGTGAACTTGTAAAGCTTCTTGTTGACAATGATGACAAATACACACTCAGGACCGGTTCTGCACTTGAACTCGCAAATGGCTATGAGCTTACTGCAAAGCAGATCGATGTTGAGGGTGACAAGGTCTGGATGGAACTCAGCAAAGATGGCGAGTTCGTCGAGGATGAAGTTGTCGATGTAAATAATGGCGAAGCAACCTGGGACTACGACACTGATGTCGGAGATCAGACTGATGTAATCGTCTTCAGAGCAAAGATCACTGATGTATTCCAGGGTCAGGTCGACAGCCTCGCTGTTGTTGAAGGTCTCTGGCTCATTGACTACGAGAATATTCTTGAAGTAGAATCTTCAGATGAATTTGGTGAACTTGAAGTCAATTCTGCTTCTGGACTTGAAATCAGCATGTTCAACTCTAATTCAATCGGATTCGGAAAGGACAAGACCGTCACTCTCGCAGAAGGCTTAATGCTTAAGACTGCTGATTCAGATAATGGTGAACTCAGATACTATCCATTCGTCGAGAGAACAATCGGTGAAGAAGTAACAGTTGACGACTCCGGTGTAGGCGAAGTTTCTGATGAAGAAATGCCTGCTGATGAAGAAGTAGCTGGAGAGGAAACTCCTGTTGTTGATGAAGAAGCACCTGTAGAGGAAGAAACTCCTGTAGAGGAAGAAGAAGCACCTGCAGAGGACACTGAAGAATCCCCTGGATTTGAAGCAGTTTTCGCAGTAGCTGGTCTCCTTGCAGTAGCATACCTTGTCAGAAGAAACTAA
- a CDS encoding ATPase domain-containing protein, whose translation MFDGAVSEEISMEDETNRVKTGIPGFDELCGGGLIRDRTYLISGTSGAGKTNFSIQFIYNGITKYGENGIIVATEERPEQIRENVLKFGWDLQALEDENKLVIIDACSTKIGIPSQEKYVDVRPFDIRSMMDQIIATQEEINAKRALVDSTTSVSFYLQDPAKIRIELLKLSTTLEVIGLTSMMTCELIDESKPSRFGVENFVTDGTIVLYYKRHENVRMRSMEIYKMRGSDHSKKIHPYDITPDGFVIHPHEEVYSMF comes from the coding sequence ATGTTCGATGGTGCAGTTTCTGAAGAAATATCAATGGAAGATGAAACAAATCGTGTCAAAACTGGCATTCCAGGTTTTGATGAATTATGTGGCGGCGGCCTGATACGTGACCGAACATACCTCATATCAGGTACATCCGGTGCAGGAAAAACAAATTTCTCCATACAATTCATATACAACGGAATCACGAAATACGGAGAGAATGGAATTATTGTGGCAACCGAGGAAAGACCTGAGCAGATCAGGGAAAACGTCCTAAAGTTTGGATGGGACCTTCAGGCACTTGAAGATGAAAACAAACTCGTTATCATCGATGCATGCTCTACTAAGATAGGCATCCCCTCTCAGGAAAAATATGTTGATGTGAGACCATTTGACATCAGGTCAATGATGGATCAGATCATAGCTACACAGGAAGAGATCAATGCAAAGCGTGCACTTGTTGACTCTACAACATCTGTCAGTTTCTATCTGCAGGACCCTGCTAAAATCAGAATAGAACTTCTTAAACTCAGCACCACACTGGAAGTTATTGGCCTTACATCAATGATGACATGTGAACTAATTGACGAATCCAAACCTTCAAGATTTGGTGTCGAAAACTTCGTCACTGACGGTACTATAGTATTATACTACAAGAGGCACGAGAACGTCAGAATGAGAAGTATGGAAATATATAAGATGAGAGGATCGGATCATAGTAAGAAGATCCACCCGTACGATATAACTCCTGACGGATTTGTGATCCATCCGCATGAAGAAGTCTATTCAATGTTTTAA
- a CDS encoding ATPase domain-containing protein, which translates to MDQLKHVSCGIKGLDTILGGIMSPSTVLIAGSSGVGKTIMSLQMLSNASKNGENALYIPITTESPEKLMLYNSTLDFYEDSFEVHPINRQLAEKDPLTTLIEIGNILESRKPDRLVIDPITPLGYGFIEQEKRRFFYTLDSMLQERNMVTFLAGELLKSDIHNSVVSHLSDGIIYLSREDRNARADHRLEFIKMRGIDPGKRSEITSHKYLYNINSSGFTVYPHLRPVKEIDLDDTQVEIGVPGLDSMFEGGLYRYNSLLVAGVPGTGKKLFGLQFILKGLENNESAMVITFEDTPHQMILDSKRMGWELEEYINKGLLHFICTNPNQIYPAEHADRIKEIIETNNIKRVFFDGTNHMEISIPDILELKGYIYSITSYLKSKNITSLFTTDIAPSECPGNEKIDISSIMDSVLILHNSKARDRRYMCVTKSRGAKHKRSIKEYAITESGIKLRTDALI; encoded by the coding sequence ATGGACCAATTGAAACATGTTTCGTGTGGTATCAAAGGACTTGATACAATCTTAGGAGGAATCATGTCGCCCTCCACAGTCCTGATAGCAGGATCATCCGGAGTAGGGAAAACTATTATGTCACTCCAGATGTTATCAAATGCTTCCAAAAATGGGGAAAACGCACTATATATCCCGATTACAACCGAAAGTCCTGAAAAACTGATGCTTTACAATTCAACACTTGATTTTTATGAGGACTCCTTTGAAGTTCACCCTATTAACAGGCAACTGGCTGAGAAAGATCCGCTGACCACTTTAATAGAAATAGGAAACATCCTTGAATCGAGAAAACCTGACAGACTTGTCATCGACCCTATTACACCACTGGGATATGGTTTTATCGAACAGGAAAAAAGAAGATTTTTTTATACACTTGATTCCATGCTACAGGAAAGAAATATGGTTACATTCCTGGCAGGAGAACTACTCAAATCCGATATTCACAATTCTGTTGTCAGTCATCTATCTGATGGAATAATATACCTCTCCAGAGAAGATAGGAACGCAAGAGCGGACCATCGCCTTGAATTCATAAAGATGAGAGGAATCGATCCGGGCAAACGTTCAGAGATTACTTCACACAAATATCTTTACAACATCAATTCATCTGGTTTTACGGTCTATCCCCACCTTAGACCTGTAAAAGAAATAGATCTTGATGATACACAGGTCGAAATTGGAGTCCCAGGCCTTGACAGCATGTTTGAAGGAGGATTATACCGTTACAATAGTTTGCTTGTTGCAGGTGTCCCGGGCACCGGCAAGAAACTTTTTGGATTGCAATTTATACTAAAGGGACTGGAAAACAACGAATCTGCAATGGTTATCACCTTTGAGGATACCCCTCATCAGATGATACTTGATTCCAAAAGAATGGGTTGGGAACTGGAAGAATACATTAATAAAGGACTTTTACATTTTATATGCACAAATCCAAATCAAATATATCCTGCAGAACATGCTGACAGGATTAAGGAAATAATAGAAACGAACAATATTAAAAGGGTTTTTTTTGATGGTACTAACCACATGGAGATATCCATACCTGATATACTTGAACTTAAGGGATATATCTATTCAATTACGAGTTACCTTAAAAGCAAGAACATAACGTCTTTGTTCACCACAGACATTGCACCTTCGGAATGCCCAGGTAACGAGAAAATAGATATCTCATCAATAATGGATTCTGTGTTAATTTTACATAATTCCAAAGCAAGAGACCGCAGATACATGTGTGTTACTAAATCCAGAGGTGCAAAACATAAACGTTCAATAAAGGAGTATGCAATTACAGAGAGCGGCATAAAACTCAGGACAGACGCCCTTATTTGA
- a CDS encoding winged helix-turn-helix domain-containing protein, with the protein MEELIGFVTGNKNRQKLLTLLGSKHQLDAGKLAKNMHIARPSVEKIVEELLEKELIVQESDMYMLTELGESLERKVQSI; encoded by the coding sequence ATGGAAGAATTGATTGGATTTGTAACTGGTAACAAGAATCGCCAGAAATTGCTTACTCTCTTAGGTTCTAAACATCAGCTTGATGCCGGAAAACTTGCCAAGAACATGCACATTGCACGTCCATCAGTAGAAAAGATCGTGGAAGAGTTGCTTGAAAAAGAGTTGATAGTTCAGGAATCTGATATGTATATGCTTACTGAACTGGGGGAATCTCTGGAACGTAAGGTTCAGAGCATTTAA
- a CDS encoding ribonuclease P protein component 4, whose amino-acid sequence MAKSRKNNKAVARNIAQERIEYLFDLAKSEFSENPEMSKRYVSLARKIGMRHRVSIPPELKRSFCKNCGSLLLTGSNSRVRLKDGTIIITCLDCGSIKRYPFDKEKKG is encoded by the coding sequence ATGGCAAAATCCCGGAAAAATAACAAGGCAGTAGCTCGTAATATTGCACAGGAGCGAATTGAGTATCTTTTTGACCTTGCAAAAAGTGAGTTTTCAGAGAACCCTGAAATGAGCAAAAGATATGTTTCACTTGCCCGTAAAATAGGGATGCGTCACAGAGTCAGTATTCCCCCTGAACTGAAAAGAAGTTTTTGCAAAAATTGTGGCTCTTTGCTATTAACGGGAAGTAATTCAAGGGTGCGCTTGAAGGATGGCACTATCATAATAACGTGTTTGGATTGTGGGAGCATCAAAAGATATCCTTTTGACAAAGAAAAGAAAGGATGA
- a CDS encoding MBL fold metallo-hydrolase, translating into MADITINGVLIRKLEYAGFMVKSDEMVLYIDPNGLGDEQIPEEDMADLILITHEHFGHCDPDSIRKIRKSDCTTLIPEKMSLQFRGDARRVMEGDSLTGELSIKGVDIEVLPAYVSCESGQSLMSEGVGYFFTLGDLSIYHAGHSCDIADIGGLSPNLVMLPIGNDQLISVQKAADSLAKLSPDYVIPMCYDDSTDIDASEFVNAIHSKLPSAEVLLF; encoded by the coding sequence TTGGCTGATATAACAATTAATGGTGTACTGATAAGAAAACTGGAATATGCAGGTTTTATGGTAAAGTCCGATGAGATGGTACTTTATATTGATCCCAATGGGCTTGGTGATGAACAAATTCCAGAAGAGGATATGGCAGACTTGATTCTTATTACACACGAACACTTTGGCCACTGCGATCCGGATTCTATCAGGAAGATTCGCAAATCTGATTGCACAACCCTTATACCTGAAAAGATGAGCTTGCAGTTCAGGGGCGATGCAAGAAGGGTGATGGAGGGTGACTCTTTAACAGGTGAGTTAAGTATCAAAGGCGTGGACATTGAAGTTCTCCCTGCTTATGTTTCCTGCGAGTCAGGCCAATCTCTTATGAGTGAAGGCGTAGGTTATTTCTTCACTTTAGGAGATCTTAGCATTTATCATGCAGGACATTCCTGTGATATTGCAGACATTGGAGGTCTTTCTCCGAATTTAGTAATGTTGCCTATCGGTAATGATCAGTTAATTAGTGTCCAAAAAGCAGCAGATTCATTAGCAAAACTTTCACCCGATTATGTTATTCCTATGTGTTATGATGATTCAACTGATATTGATGCATCGGAATTTGTAAATGCAATACATTCAAAGCTTCCATCCGCAGAGGTCTTGCTCTTCTAA
- a CDS encoding D-aminoacyl-tRNA deacylase, producing MKKINILCSAADAASQNIKNHLLQNAHWEQIEQTPDNWRDLISVYDNPEMRILEIEGHHIYEDRIDEKMKSSGFDTDMIIVASKHKSSDGRSVLTAHFTGNPDKADFGGRTKELSVAAPHMLRHILKNMQMFSRELDYEVNMESTHHGPTDLKTPMVYAEIGSSEIQWNDPEAGNIASKAILEAIREFISTENDEKYTPIAVGFGGGHYASRQTELILNSEVTFGHNFPDYQLTFVDKEMIIQAFEKSGADFAYFDRKSMSAKERERLSGIIDELHYILLRESDIREFERIPWDLFMDIKNRCDELCPEGKFRATDVFTSQIEESRQKDEKPDDEIALCSINEELFQETIKANRKLTEEMLARCAPVYMEKNNGTLSNTILGIGEETKSAMQNVTNECIKILKEHYEIKYIADENILYIISEKFDPKAAKELGIPPGPMLGELAKGNPIVLEGKTIMPEMVHKRRVKHIQLSD from the coding sequence ATGAAGAAGATCAACATATTATGTTCTGCTGCCGATGCAGCAAGCCAGAACATAAAGAACCACCTGCTTCAAAATGCACATTGGGAACAAATAGAGCAGACCCCTGACAATTGGAGAGATCTCATTTCAGTTTACGATAATCCGGAAATGAGAATTTTGGAAATTGAAGGCCACCATATTTACGAAGACAGAATCGATGAGAAGATGAAATCATCCGGTTTTGACACAGATATGATAATCGTCGCTTCAAAGCACAAGAGCAGCGACGGAAGGTCTGTACTTACTGCCCATTTTACAGGAAATCCGGATAAAGCTGATTTTGGAGGAAGAACAAAAGAGCTCTCTGTGGCAGCACCACACATGTTGCGACATATACTGAAAAATATGCAAATGTTCTCGAGGGAACTGGATTATGAAGTAAATATGGAATCCACCCACCATGGACCCACTGACCTGAAAACACCAATGGTCTATGCAGAGATAGGAAGTTCTGAAATACAGTGGAATGATCCTGAAGCTGGCAATATTGCATCTAAGGCAATACTGGAAGCTATTAGAGAATTCATATCCACTGAGAATGATGAGAAGTATACCCCAATTGCGGTTGGTTTTGGAGGAGGACATTATGCATCCAGACAAACTGAACTGATACTTAATTCAGAAGTTACATTCGGACATAATTTCCCGGACTACCAGTTAACCTTTGTAGACAAAGAAATGATAATTCAGGCTTTTGAGAAGTCAGGTGCTGATTTTGCATATTTTGACAGAAAGTCCATGAGTGCAAAAGAAAGAGAAAGACTTTCAGGCATCATAGATGAGCTGCATTATATATTACTAAGAGAGAGTGATATCAGAGAATTTGAGAGGATTCCATGGGATCTCTTTATGGACATCAAGAACAGATGTGACGAACTCTGTCCCGAGGGGAAGTTCAGGGCTACTGATGTATTCACATCGCAAATTGAAGAATCCCGGCAGAAAGACGAAAAACCAGATGATGAAATCGCCCTGTGTAGCATCAATGAGGAATTGTTCCAGGAAACTATAAAAGCCAACCGGAAGCTTACTGAAGAAATGCTTGCACGCTGTGCTCCTGTCTACATGGAAAAAAATAACGGAACTCTTTCAAATACCATACTGGGAATCGGGGAAGAAACTAAAAGTGCTATGCAGAACGTTACAAATGAATGCATTAAAATACTAAAAGAGCATTATGAAATTAAATATATTGCTGATGAGAATATACTTTACATCATCAGTGAAAAATTTGATCCGAAAGCAGCAAAAGAACTGGGTATTCCTCCCGGGCCAATGCTTGGGGAACTTGCAAAAGGTAACCCAATAGTATTAGAGGGAAAGACCATCATGCCCGAAATGGTGCACAAAAGAAGGGTAAAGCATATCCAGTTGTCCGATTAG
- the ftsZ gene encoding cell division protein FtsZ, whose amino-acid sequence MRSIVEEALARSEQEANIRGSPASPEHKDINAELEEMLRQLHTNIKVIGCGGGGSNSTQRMVEEGIKGAEFIAVNTDAQHLLNIRADQKILIGRKKTRGLGAGSLPQIGEDAALESVDEIAAVVNGSDMVFITCGLGGGTGTGSAPVVAEAARDAGALTIAVVTLPFSVEGQVRRTNAEAGLERLREVADTVIVVPNDKLLEVVPRLPLQAAFKVSDEVLMRAVKGITELITKPGLVNLDFADVRTVMQNGGVAMIGLGEADGEAKAVESVQKALRSPLLDVDISGATSALVNVIGGPDMTIAEAESVVQEVYSRIDPEARLIWGAQVNDELEQTVRTMIVVTGVKSPQIYGHGGAKNVTRKYGIDFVK is encoded by the coding sequence ATGAGATCCATAGTAGAAGAGGCACTTGCAAGGTCTGAGCAGGAGGCAAATATCCGCGGTTCACCTGCAAGCCCTGAGCACAAAGACATAAATGCAGAATTAGAGGAGATGCTACGCCAGTTACACACCAATATCAAAGTGATAGGTTGTGGCGGAGGAGGCTCCAACAGTACTCAGAGAATGGTCGAGGAAGGAATAAAAGGCGCAGAGTTCATTGCGGTAAATACAGATGCTCAGCACCTTTTAAACATAAGGGCAGACCAGAAGATACTCATTGGCAGGAAGAAAACCAGAGGCCTTGGTGCCGGTAGTCTCCCGCAGATCGGAGAGGATGCAGCTCTGGAGAGCGTTGACGAGATCGCAGCCGTAGTAAACGGCAGTGACATGGTATTTATTACATGCGGACTGGGAGGAGGAACCGGAACAGGTTCAGCACCAGTTGTAGCTGAAGCTGCGAGGGATGCCGGAGCTCTTACCATTGCTGTTGTTACACTGCCTTTCAGTGTGGAAGGACAGGTCAGAAGAACAAATGCAGAAGCTGGTCTTGAGAGACTCAGGGAAGTTGCAGACACAGTTATTGTAGTTCCAAATGACAAACTCCTTGAAGTTGTTCCAAGATTACCACTTCAGGCAGCATTCAAAGTGTCTGATGAAGTTCTCATGAGAGCAGTAAAAGGTATCACAGAACTAATCACAAAACCAGGTCTTGTTAACCTTGACTTTGCCGATGTCAGAACAGTCATGCAGAACGGTGGCGTGGCAATGATCGGACTTGGCGAAGCAGATGGTGAAGCAAAAGCTGTCGAATCCGTACAGAAAGCACTTCGCAGTCCACTTCTGGACGTAGACATATCCGGTGCAACTTCAGCGCTAGTCAATGTGATCGGCGGACCGGACATGACAATTGCAGAGGCAGAGAGTGTTGTACAGGAAGTTTACAGCAGGATCGACCCCGAAGCAAGACTTATCTGGGGTGCCCAGGTCAACGATGAACTTGAGCAGACCGTGCGTACAATGATCGTGGTAACTGGTGTGAAATCACCACAAATCTATGGTCACGGCGGCGCGAAGAATGTAACCAGAAAATACGGAATCGATTTTGTTAAATAG
- a CDS encoding protein translocase SEC61 complex subunit gamma produces MAENSFDLSNINSASINQSLKTYLRVLKLTKKPSREEFLTIAKVAGLGILAIGFIGFLIYILLVEMPKWV; encoded by the coding sequence TTGGCAGAAAATTCATTTGATTTAAGCAATATCAATAGCGCAAGCATAAACCAATCCTTGAAGACATATTTAAGGGTACTCAAACTAACAAAGAAACCATCAAGAGAGGAGTTCCTGACCATAGCCAAGGTTGCTGGTCTTGGAATCCTTGCAATTGGGTTCATAGGTTTCCTTATTTATATACTTCTGGTGGAAATGCCTAAATGGGTGTAA
- a CDS encoding transcription elongation factor Spt5: MTAESAIFVVKTTANQERSVANMITQSARKEHLDIRAILAPDELKGYVLIEASSPGDVEQAIQTVPHARALVKGQSSIEEISHFLTPKPTVTGISEGAIIEITSGPFKGEKARVKRVDEGHEEITVELFDAVVPIPITIRGDTVRVLRKDEEGNA, translated from the coding sequence ATGACCGCAGAGTCAGCAATATTCGTAGTAAAAACAACTGCGAATCAGGAAAGATCAGTAGCAAATATGATAACTCAATCCGCAAGGAAAGAGCACCTGGACATCAGGGCGATCCTTGCACCGGATGAGCTGAAAGGATATGTGCTAATTGAAGCTTCGTCTCCCGGAGATGTGGAACAGGCAATACAGACCGTACCACATGCCAGGGCATTGGTAAAAGGGCAGTCTTCCATAGAGGAGATATCACATTTCCTTACACCAAAACCAACAGTTACAGGAATCTCAGAAGGCGCAATCATCGAAATCACGTCAGGTCCTTTCAAAGGTGAAAAGGCACGTGTAAAGAGAGTAGATGAAGGACATGAGGAAATCACAGTAGAACTGTTCGATGCAGTTGTACCGATACCTATAACTATTCGCGGAGATACTGTAAGAGTCCTCAGGAAAGATGAAGAAGGAAACGCCTGA
- a CDS encoding 50S ribosomal protein L11 gives MANVVEALVPGGKANPGPPLGPALGPLGINIKDVIDKINEKTKDYNGMQVPVKVIVADNKSFEIEVGTPPTSALILQEAGIQKGSGEPSTTIVGNITIAQAAKIARMKKDDILSYELKAAIKEVIGSCVPMGVTAEGMSPKECQKAIDEGQFDDALAQEAW, from the coding sequence ATGGCAAATGTTGTAGAAGCATTGGTCCCAGGAGGAAAAGCAAATCCAGGCCCACCACTCGGTCCTGCACTTGGACCTCTTGGAATTAACATCAAAGACGTGATCGACAAGATCAACGAAAAGACAAAAGATTACAATGGGATGCAAGTCCCTGTCAAGGTAATAGTAGCAGACAACAAGAGTTTCGAAATCGAAGTCGGAACCCCACCAACATCTGCACTCATATTGCAGGAAGCAGGAATCCAGAAGGGATCCGGCGAACCTAGCACAACAATCGTAGGAAACATTACTATTGCACAGGCAGCAAAAATAGCACGTATGAAGAAAGACGATATTCTTTCATACGAACTTAAGGCTGCAATAAAAGAAGTAATTGGTTCCTGTGTCCCAATGGGCGTTACAGCAGAAGGCATGTCTCCAAAAGAATGCCAGAAAGCTATCGACGAGGGACAGTTTGACGATGCACTGGCACAAGAAGCATGGTAA
- a CDS encoding 50S ribosomal protein L1 codes for MADENIVETIEKLLADSPERKFPEGVELAINLKNLDMSQPKNRVDEEILLPHGLGKDLKIAVFAKGEVGLQAKSAGAEMVFSEEDLAEMGEDKARARSVANEYDFFIAEVQYMAQIGKALGAILGPRGKMPTPLPPGKNVADLINSARSSIRIRSKDKLTFHVSVGRRDMDVRKLAENVETVLSRVEGALEKGKHNIRSIYVTTTMGKSAKVV; via the coding sequence ATGGCAGACGAAAATATAGTAGAAACTATTGAGAAGTTATTAGCAGATTCACCTGAGAGGAAATTCCCAGAGGGTGTTGAACTCGCTATTAACTTAAAGAATCTGGACATGAGTCAGCCTAAAAACCGTGTTGATGAAGAGATATTACTTCCACACGGTCTGGGTAAAGACCTCAAGATCGCAGTATTTGCGAAAGGTGAGGTCGGCCTCCAGGCAAAGAGTGCTGGCGCAGAGATGGTATTCTCCGAAGAAGATCTTGCAGAGATGGGAGAAGACAAAGCACGTGCAAGATCAGTTGCCAATGAGTATGACTTCTTCATTGCAGAAGTTCAGTACATGGCACAGATCGGTAAGGCTCTTGGTGCCATATTGGGTCCAAGAGGTAAGATGCCAACTCCATTGCCACCAGGAAAGAACGTGGCTGATCTTATCAACAGCGCAAGAAGCTCAATCAGGATAAGATCAAAAGACAAGCTCACATTCCACGTATCCGTTGGCCGCAGAGACATGGATGTCCGGAAACTTGCAGAGAACGTAGAAACAGTCCTTAGCAGAGTGGAAGGTGCCCTTGAAAAAGGTAAGCATAACATAAGATCCATTTATGTTACGACCACTATGGGTAAATCAGCGAAGGTGGTATAA